One segment of Proteus appendicitidis DNA contains the following:
- a CDS encoding FUSC family protein, which yields MIVKPSLIVKQVKKDLLPFDFRLATTWRIALLCALMAAIAMIYEIPESAISCYLIIYLIKADAVQNILLSVGVIILCSIVVCIIFVLFNLTIQNIILRFFFMALFSAVFMYLASASSLGDIGNLVALVIAFLMTLIDDIPVGDVATRALLYALLMAVSPMLLVILFNFFVGISPRKLLLNRIATRFSTASDFFLGRKESQLEISELLSTQTECKRYLMFIKIFYLRGREDIQWLENIIDNSYKILIMSLTFDKDTPTSIRFLLSKRCLEMADYFTHHQIDKIKDKQQSQYTINKLHLLNTFDNILSNKRETKPVQKKTPFFVSDAFTNPNHKYFALKTTIAAILCYIFYDYFKWQGIHTAMITCYVVALTSVGETVHKLTLRITGCLIGALIGMISLLYIIPNLSDVFELMVLIFFCLLPAAWVAVGNERISYAGVQVGLAFLLTTLHGFKPSFDMDVVSDRILGILLGNIVMYIIFTKVWPSSIVNTIYKQFTTLLDNYTDLRYSPNKDDMLDLVSSVNETITQSKDNVDLLIFEKENRERNKDLMLFFKESLNKISYISYHNYAHRFIFEDDLTHLNISEESKDEFKKTILNKEMKMLPTDERELVFKNLIRENS from the coding sequence ATGATTGTTAAACCCTCTCTAATAGTGAAACAAGTCAAAAAAGACTTGTTACCCTTTGATTTTCGTTTAGCAACTACTTGGCGCATTGCATTGCTTTGTGCCTTAATGGCTGCTATTGCGATGATTTATGAAATTCCCGAATCCGCAATAAGTTGCTATTTAATTATCTATTTAATCAAAGCTGATGCTGTACAAAATATATTATTATCTGTTGGCGTAATTATTTTATGTTCTATTGTTGTGTGTATTATCTTTGTTCTTTTTAATCTCACGATACAAAACATTATTTTACGATTCTTTTTTATGGCTTTGTTTTCAGCTGTTTTTATGTATTTAGCATCGGCCAGTAGCCTTGGTGACATTGGTAATTTAGTCGCTTTAGTTATCGCCTTTTTAATGACTTTAATTGATGATATCCCTGTAGGAGATGTTGCAACAAGAGCGTTACTTTATGCATTACTGATGGCAGTATCTCCAATGTTATTGGTTATTTTATTTAATTTCTTTGTTGGCATTAGCCCAAGAAAATTACTGTTAAACAGAATTGCCACACGCTTTTCTACTGCAAGTGATTTCTTTTTAGGAAGAAAAGAAAGCCAACTCGAAATTAGTGAATTACTGAGTACGCAAACAGAATGTAAACGTTATTTAATGTTTATTAAAATATTTTATTTACGGGGAAGAGAAGATATTCAATGGTTAGAGAATATTATTGATAACTCTTATAAAATATTAATTATGTCATTAACTTTTGATAAAGACACACCAACTTCTATACGTTTTCTTCTTTCTAAAAGATGTTTAGAAATGGCCGATTATTTTACACATCATCAAATAGATAAAATAAAAGATAAACAACAATCTCAATATACAATAAACAAACTTCATTTATTAAATACTTTTGATAATATTTTATCTAATAAAAGAGAAACTAAACCGGTACAGAAAAAAACACCTTTTTTTGTTAGTGATGCATTTACAAATCCTAATCATAAGTACTTCGCTTTAAAAACTACTATAGCCGCTATTCTATGTTATATTTTTTATGATTATTTTAAATGGCAGGGTATTCATACTGCAATGATCACTTGTTATGTTGTGGCATTAACATCTGTTGGTGAAACAGTTCATAAATTAACATTACGGATCACCGGATGCCTAATTGGGGCGCTAATTGGCATGATTTCACTGCTCTATATTATCCCTAACTTATCTGATGTTTTTGAATTGATGGTGCTGATCTTTTTCTGCTTATTACCTGCAGCTTGGGTTGCTGTTGGTAATGAACGTATCTCTTATGCTGGTGTACAAGTCGGTTTAGCATTTTTATTAACAACATTACATGGATTTAAACCTAGTTTTGATATGGATGTGGTCTCTGATCGTATTTTAGGCATTTTGTTAGGTAATATTGTGATGTACATTATTTTCACAAAAGTATGGCCTTCAAGTATTGTTAATACGATATATAAGCAATTTACTACTCTTTTAGATAACTATACAGACTTAAGATATTCACCCAATAAAGATGACATGCTTGATTTAGTTTCATCTGTTAATGAAACAATTACACAATCTAAAGATAATGTAGACTTACTCATTTTTGAGAAAGAAAATAGAGAGAGAAACAAGGATTTAATGTTATTTTTTAAAGAGTCGTTAAATAAAATTTCTTATATTAGTTATCATAATTATGCTCATAGGTTTATTTTTGAAGACGATCTCACTCATTTAAATATTAGCGAAGAATCAAAAGATGAGTTTAAGAAAACCATTCTTAATAAAGAAATGAAAATGCTACCCACAGATGAAAGAGAGCTGGTGTTTAAAAATTTAATAAGAGAGAATTCATGA
- the mdtN gene encoding multidrug transporter subunit MdtN, translated as MDKKIKKKLALIITVSVFVITLILLWKNIQLSALNPLSEDAIIDANKINISSTVPGRISAIYVKENSKVNKGDLLFTIDPTMYALRVQQAKEQLMIAEATLSNKQRIIIAETSNSEVAEAQIKRAQVNLLLATQSLNRLEPLLAKGFVTAQQVDDARTLKHDAEVTLKQAQKQNVASEALINNTDSEVALVKSLKTSLAMAEWELSNTEVKAPSNGYVAGLVLSPGEFIISGQSVFTLIDTDTWYASAYFKETDLNNIKIGNCVVIYSMIDNNHPVKGKVEGISRGIMSTDLINIPRDLPYVPKSLNWVRVQQRFPVKVTITNPPEDLMRVGATATVNIIANDDDC; from the coding sequence ATGGATAAAAAAATCAAAAAAAAGCTGGCGCTTATAATCACGGTGAGTGTTTTTGTGATTACACTCATCTTATTGTGGAAAAATATTCAATTATCAGCGTTAAACCCACTCAGTGAAGATGCAATAATTGACGCTAACAAAATTAACATATCATCAACTGTGCCAGGTCGAATTAGTGCTATTTACGTCAAAGAAAATAGCAAGGTTAATAAAGGGGATTTACTCTTTACTATCGATCCCACTATGTACGCATTAAGAGTTCAGCAAGCAAAAGAACAACTCATGATTGCTGAAGCAACATTAAGTAACAAACAACGTATTATTATTGCAGAAACATCAAATTCAGAGGTTGCAGAAGCACAAATAAAACGTGCTCAAGTCAATTTGTTATTAGCGACTCAATCACTCAATAGACTAGAGCCATTATTAGCAAAAGGATTTGTGACCGCACAACAAGTTGATGATGCCAGAACATTAAAACATGATGCAGAAGTCACATTAAAACAGGCACAAAAACAAAATGTCGCCTCAGAAGCTTTAATTAATAATACAGATTCAGAAGTAGCATTAGTGAAATCGTTAAAAACCTCATTGGCAATGGCTGAATGGGAATTAAGTAATACTGAAGTAAAAGCGCCAAGCAATGGTTACGTTGCTGGATTAGTGCTATCACCTGGTGAATTTATTATTTCTGGACAGTCTGTATTTACCTTAATTGATACTGATACTTGGTATGCTTCAGCTTATTTTAAAGAGACCGATTTAAATAATATAAAAATAGGCAACTGTGTCGTTATTTATTCAATGATTGATAATAATCACCCTGTTAAAGGCAAAGTAGAAGGTATTAGCCGAGGGATCATGTCAACTGATCTTATTAATATCCCAAGAGACTTGCCCTATGTACCTAAATCATTAAATTGGGTTAGAGTTCAACAACGGTTTCCTGTTAAAGTCACTATCACCAATCCACCAGAAGATCTTATGCGGGTTGGCGCTACAGCAACTGTCAATATAATAGCTAACGACGATGATTGTTAA
- a CDS encoding YtcA family lipoprotein, producing the protein MILLLSGCSRGHSPFISMLGSYFPYWMLCTFIGLLGAFVIRVLLIYWGIDDKLPLPLIFYFAILLSISLTISLFYFSY; encoded by the coding sequence ATGATATTGCTGTTATCAGGTTGTTCTCGAGGCCATTCTCCTTTTATTAGTATGTTAGGCTCCTATTTCCCGTATTGGATGTTATGTACATTTATCGGCTTATTAGGAGCTTTTGTCATACGTGTGTTACTTATCTATTGGGGTATTGATGATAAATTGCCACTTCCTTTAATCTTTTATTTTGCAATATTGTTATCAATTTCTTTAACTATCTCTTTATTTTATTTTTCTTATTAA
- the mnmH gene encoding tRNA 2-selenouridine(34) synthase MnmH: MESAFSAQNIRHILANNTPIIDVRAPIEFNQGAIPHAINLPLMNDEERAAVGTCYKQQGSQKAVALGHQLVSGEIRDNRIAAWREACEQFPNGYICCARGGMRSHIVQQWLKEIGVDYPLIEGGYKALRQAVIEMTNELVQRPIILIGGCTGNGKTTLVRSLPEGIDLEGIAHHRGSSFGRTVEDQFPQATFENHLGVEMLKKAPKYTRWVLEDEGRAIGANGLPECLRAKMAEASIVVVDDPLERRIERLKAEYFDRMTHDYLEAYGEEKGWQAYSDYLHHGLFAIRRRLGSQRATELTQLLDNALEIQKKESNTEAHFSWLTPLLKEYYDPMYRYQLSKKEDKIIYQGSYEEVMQWFNNK, translated from the coding sequence ATGGAATCAGCGTTTTCTGCTCAAAACATTCGACATATTCTTGCTAATAACACACCGATTATTGATGTGCGTGCGCCTATTGAATTTAATCAAGGCGCGATCCCTCATGCTATCAATTTGCCTTTAATGAATGATGAAGAGCGTGCTGCTGTGGGGACTTGTTATAAACAGCAAGGTTCACAAAAAGCGGTTGCTTTAGGGCATCAATTGGTGAGTGGTGAAATTCGTGATAACCGTATTGCAGCTTGGCGTGAAGCTTGCGAGCAATTTCCTAATGGTTATATTTGCTGCGCTCGAGGAGGAATGCGTTCTCATATAGTTCAGCAATGGCTTAAAGAAATAGGTGTAGATTATCCATTAATTGAAGGTGGATATAAGGCGCTAAGACAGGCTGTTATTGAAATGACCAATGAATTGGTTCAACGACCTATTATTTTAATTGGTGGATGTACCGGCAATGGAAAAACGACTTTAGTGCGTTCGTTACCTGAAGGTATTGATCTTGAAGGTATTGCACACCATCGAGGTTCATCTTTTGGTCGCACTGTAGAAGATCAATTTCCTCAAGCTACCTTTGAAAACCATCTTGGTGTTGAAATGTTAAAGAAAGCACCGAAATATACACGATGGGTACTTGAGGATGAAGGTCGCGCTATTGGTGCTAATGGATTGCCTGAATGTTTACGAGCAAAAATGGCTGAGGCATCAATAGTTGTTGTTGATGATCCCTTAGAGCGTCGCATAGAACGTTTGAAGGCAGAATATTTTGATCGCATGACACATGATTATCTGGAAGCATATGGCGAAGAAAAAGGCTGGCAAGCTTACAGTGATTATTTGCATCATGGTTTATTTGCTATCCGCCGCCGATTAGGCTCTCAAAGAGCAACAGAATTAACTCAGTTGCTAGATAATGCCCTAGAAATACAGAAAAAAGAGTCTAACACAGAGGCGCATTTTTCTTGGTTAACACCTTTACTTAAAGAGTATTACGATCCTATGTATCGTTACCAATTAAGCAAAAAGGAAGATAAAATTATTTACCAAGGAAGTTATGAAGAAGTCATGCAGTGGTTTAACAATAAGTAG
- a CDS encoding DUF4184 family protein — MPWTFSHPSIVFPIKQSRIGRNLSLPALIVGSTSPDLLYSFGLYQSATTAHDLLGWFYTAFPFCLLVFALNYLLREPLKYVSPIPLYEPIKPNIRAFSLFVLSLYIGAVTHIVWDSFTHETGTAVRFFSVLQAQLLQGMTDSQEIAIYKLLQHLGSVLGLLYLCWKYIQYQRKQDYLTQKENRTKLYRLIGIGFLSGLCALPLALQLSNKGQGININRFIFLELSLAVPFFFGLMIILGIGLYRTKK; from the coding sequence ATGCCGTGGACTTTTTCCCATCCTTCCATTGTTTTCCCCATAAAACAGTCCCGTATAGGAAGAAACCTTAGTTTACCTGCACTTATTGTAGGAAGCACTTCACCTGATTTACTCTATTCTTTTGGTTTATATCAATCAGCCACAACGGCACATGATTTATTAGGTTGGTTTTATACTGCATTTCCTTTTTGTTTACTGGTCTTTGCGCTAAATTATTTATTGCGAGAGCCATTGAAATACGTATCACCCATTCCTTTGTATGAGCCGATAAAACCCAATATTCGGGCATTCAGTCTATTTGTTTTATCCCTGTATATTGGCGCAGTAACACATATTGTGTGGGATTCTTTTACTCACGAAACAGGAACCGCTGTCAGATTTTTTTCTGTACTACAAGCACAATTATTACAAGGAATGACAGATAGCCAAGAGATTGCTATTTATAAATTATTACAACATTTAGGCTCTGTATTAGGGCTTCTTTATTTATGTTGGAAATACATTCAATATCAGCGTAAACAAGACTACCTAACACAAAAAGAGAACCGTACTAAGTTATATCGCTTAATTGGAATTGGTTTTCTGTCTGGATTATGTGCTTTGCCTTTAGCTTTACAACTCTCAAATAAAGGGCAGGGAATTAACATTAATCGGTTTATTTTCCTTGAGCTTTCTTTAGCAGTTCCTTTTTTCTTTGGTTTAATGATTATCTTAGGAATAGGGTTATATCGTACTAAGAAATAA
- a CDS encoding MFS transporter yields MNTQQRIALFVLLLAGFVTIFDLFVVNVAIVNIEQTLNATLTELTLIIVGYELAFGLLLITGGRLGDIYGRRTLYRIGMFGFTLTSVLCAISPNAICLVIARCLQGLTAALLFPQVYSSIRLNFNDTQAKKVFGLLGMTLGLAAIAGQALGGLLISLNLFGLEWRTIFLINLIIGIAALALSHYLTQSETLDYIRLDIGGVVLSAFSITFTLLPLLMLPIWGWKLHSTLLFLCGLMLLTLFVYYENRLKQQGKQPLFDLVLFTNRPYVIGIGIVICVYATSSAFPMMMSILLQSGFKRSVLDSGLIFVPSSIGFVLSSLLTPKWVRKFGEQIIYWGAACYALSYLFLIGSIYYLISPENSTLVIPFLFLVGFTQGMIMTPMLNLVLAKVKPEFVGIASGLTATLQQVGAAIGATCVSIILQFSLSHTLSTNMIEQYKIAFSFSMIFNFTMAICATLLLRKCINNQ; encoded by the coding sequence ATGAATACTCAACAACGCATCGCCTTATTTGTTCTGCTATTGGCAGGATTTGTCACAATTTTTGATTTATTTGTCGTCAATGTCGCTATTGTGAATATTGAACAAACACTCAATGCAACACTAACAGAACTAACATTAATTATCGTAGGATACGAATTAGCCTTTGGTTTATTATTAATTACAGGAGGGCGGCTAGGGGATATTTACGGTCGCCGTACCCTTTACCGCATTGGCATGTTTGGTTTCACTTTAACATCTGTATTATGTGCAATTTCTCCTAATGCTATTTGTCTTGTGATTGCTCGTTGTTTGCAAGGATTAACAGCAGCGCTATTATTCCCCCAAGTTTACTCAAGTATTCGCCTTAATTTTAATGATACACAGGCAAAAAAAGTATTTGGATTATTAGGAATGACATTAGGATTAGCCGCAATAGCAGGGCAAGCATTAGGAGGATTGTTAATATCACTAAATCTTTTCGGACTTGAATGGCGTACTATTTTTTTAATTAATCTCATTATTGGTATTGCTGCATTGGCTCTTTCTCACTATTTAACTCAAAGTGAGACTCTAGATTATATAAGATTAGATATTGGTGGTGTCGTTTTATCTGCTTTTAGCATAACGTTCACATTACTTCCTTTATTAATGCTACCGATCTGGGGATGGAAATTACATAGCACGCTGCTTTTTCTTTGCGGTTTAATGTTATTAACGCTCTTTGTTTACTATGAAAATCGATTAAAGCAACAAGGAAAACAACCTCTTTTTGATCTTGTTTTATTTACTAATCGTCCGTATGTAATTGGGATCGGAATTGTCATTTGTGTATACGCAACATCATCGGCTTTCCCCATGATGATGTCGATATTATTACAAAGTGGATTTAAACGTTCTGTTCTAGATTCTGGATTAATTTTTGTTCCATCAAGTATAGGATTTGTTCTTTCATCATTATTAACACCTAAATGGGTAAGAAAGTTTGGTGAGCAGATTATTTATTGGGGAGCGGCGTGTTACGCTTTAAGCTATCTCTTTTTAATTGGCAGTATTTATTATTTGATATCACCAGAAAATAGCACTCTTGTGATCCCATTCCTATTCTTAGTCGGGTTTACACAAGGCATGATAATGACGCCTATGCTCAATTTAGTATTAGCAAAAGTAAAGCCCGAATTTGTTGGTATTGCTTCAGGATTAACCGCAACATTACAACAAGTTGGTGCCGCTATAGGAGCAACGTGTGTTTCTATTATTTTACAATTTAGTCTTAGCCACACACTTTCAACAAATATGATTGAGCAATATAAGATTGCATTTAGTTTTAGTATGATTTTCAATTTCACTATGGCTATATGTGCCACTTTACTATTAAGAAAGTGTATAAATAATCAATAA
- a CDS encoding helix-turn-helix transcriptional regulator, with product MTERKRTRPELADFLRTKRQSISPETVGLLGTGRRRTPGLRREEVAALSGVGLTWYTWLEQGRDIGVSSQFLDSLATALRLNSAERQHLYLLSHMREPTETGITEHQVPETILRILADFPQEYLCYVLNLHWDVLAYNQKADTYFHFSDFSAENRNYLYLLFMDPRYKTRIDDWENIAERLLASFRRDHARTKNDPNIRKLIATLNCSSPEFKRMWEKHEIYPPCDGVRILNFDNRKEHYEYTSLAFDLEKYNRILVYMPKKA from the coding sequence ATGACTGAAAGAAAACGAACGCGCCCTGAATTAGCCGATTTTTTACGAACTAAACGGCAAAGCATTTCACCTGAAACCGTGGGGTTACTTGGTACTGGACGTCGTCGTACACCAGGATTGCGCCGAGAAGAAGTTGCTGCACTTTCTGGTGTTGGGCTAACTTGGTATACATGGCTTGAACAAGGAAGAGATATTGGTGTGTCGAGCCAATTTTTAGATAGTTTAGCCACAGCTTTACGCTTAAATAGTGCAGAAAGGCAGCACCTTTATTTGTTATCACATATGAGGGAGCCAACAGAAACAGGAATAACAGAACATCAGGTTCCTGAAACTATTTTGCGAATTTTGGCTGATTTTCCACAAGAATATCTCTGTTATGTTTTAAATCTGCATTGGGATGTATTAGCTTATAATCAAAAGGCAGATACTTATTTTCATTTTTCAGACTTCAGTGCTGAAAATCGTAATTACCTTTACTTGTTGTTTATGGACCCTCGTTACAAAACACGTATTGATGATTGGGAAAATATTGCTGAAAGATTGCTGGCTAGTTTTCGTCGTGACCATGCAAGAACAAAGAACGATCCAAATATTCGTAAATTAATTGCTACGCTAAATTGCTCATCACCTGAATTTAAGAGAATGTGGGAAAAACATGAGATATATCCTCCTTGTGATGGCGTCAGGATACTAAATTTTGATAATAGAAAAGAGCATTATGAATACACATCATTAGCGTTTGATTTGGAAAAATATAATCGGATTTTAGTGTATATGCCTAAGAAAGCGTGA
- a CDS encoding MFS transporter: protein MTKYILFSFCLVLIYPLGVDLHLTGLTAIASDLGASEATLHQAFSIYLMGMVSAMLVAGWCSDNLGRKPVVLLGTVIFLLASFYAGISITENNFLIARFFQGIGAGFCYVVTFAILRDTLAEKQRAKVLSMINGITCIIPVLAPVLGFLILLKFKWPVMFYAMAIYGLLIFIYCFFGIKETKPKQCAKSKSNKITGESFLNSFFLSRLLISCLGMSVILTYVNISPIVIMQQMHYTTGQYSTVITLLSMVSMATSFMMPKILTKFRYETILYTGLSSFLGAVIFLFIGKNSDPRWFFASFSLCGAGFALLFGIIMSQALSPFSQRAGLASSILGISQLSFASLYIWTMGWLGISAINMLMVILFVSCLIGFTFLHLFRSSGQQQKVNCDA from the coding sequence ATGACAAAATATATCCTTTTTAGCTTTTGTTTAGTACTTATTTATCCTCTTGGTGTGGATTTACATTTAACCGGTTTAACGGCAATAGCCAGTGATTTAGGGGCATCAGAAGCGACATTACATCAAGCTTTTTCAATTTATTTAATGGGCATGGTTTCAGCCATGTTAGTTGCAGGATGGTGTAGTGATAATTTAGGGCGTAAGCCGGTTGTATTGCTCGGTACAGTTATTTTCTTATTGGCATCATTTTATGCGGGAATTTCGATAACGGAAAATAACTTTTTGATCGCACGTTTTTTTCAGGGGATTGGTGCTGGGTTTTGTTATGTTGTTACATTTGCGATATTGCGAGATACATTAGCGGAAAAACAACGCGCTAAAGTTCTTTCTATGATAAATGGCATTACTTGTATTATTCCAGTATTAGCGCCTGTTTTAGGTTTTCTGATCTTGTTAAAGTTTAAATGGCCAGTGATGTTTTATGCCATGGCAATCTATGGGCTATTAATCTTTATTTATTGTTTCTTTGGAATAAAAGAAACTAAACCAAAGCAATGTGCTAAAAGCAAAAGTAACAAAATTACTGGCGAATCTTTCTTAAATAGTTTCTTTTTAAGTCGCTTACTTATTTCGTGCTTGGGAATGAGCGTGATCCTGACTTATGTTAATATCTCTCCAATCGTAATTATGCAGCAAATGCATTACACCACTGGCCAGTATTCAACAGTAATTACATTACTTTCAATGGTCAGTATGGCAACTTCGTTTATGATGCCTAAAATATTAACAAAATTTCGTTATGAAACTATTTTGTATACTGGCTTATCGAGCTTTTTGGGTGCCGTTATTTTTCTTTTTATTGGAAAAAACAGTGATCCTCGTTGGTTCTTTGCTTCATTTTCATTATGTGGTGCGGGGTTTGCGCTGTTATTTGGTATTATAATGAGCCAAGCGCTCTCTCCGTTTAGTCAGCGTGCGGGGCTTGCCAGTTCGATTTTAGGGATTTCGCAATTGAGTTTTGCCTCTCTCTATATCTGGACTATGGGATGGTTGGGAATATCTGCAATTAATATGCTGATGGTTATATTATTTGTTAGTTGCCTTATTGGTTTTACCTTTTTGCATCTCTTTCGTTCTTCAGGACAACAACAAAAGGTAAATTGTGATGCATAA
- the yidZ gene encoding HTH-type transcriptional regulator YidZ yields the protein MHKPLHRIDLNLLVILQILLQERSVTLTAKWLSISPSAVSKALAKLRVWFDDPLFVRSPQGLIPTPLTLSIEESLSDFINIGNHIAGKQNSETPKGVHFSLILESPLHQVLLNQFPLEILNYYPQSMVQIRNWEYNSLSSIIDGDADIAFLGREYYSGSKEALHLLPEVIDCEELFSDTPLVYVRKDHPLFQEPWNLETFLRYSHISTEYDKRAHWALDDILAEHGRLRNIAITYTSFEQTLFTISQPNHELITCLPGYCAHYISQALPNLVTLPIPLPDSVSKQLDISFILLWHKRHAYNSKVLWLRETIKKSVNQFM from the coding sequence ATGCATAAGCCATTACATCGAATAGACTTGAATTTATTAGTTATTCTGCAAATTCTTTTACAAGAGCGCAGTGTGACATTAACTGCAAAATGGTTGTCTATTTCACCTTCAGCAGTCAGTAAAGCATTGGCTAAATTACGGGTTTGGTTTGATGATCCCCTTTTCGTTCGTAGCCCTCAAGGATTAATTCCAACGCCTTTAACACTAAGTATTGAAGAATCGCTTTCTGATTTTATTAATATTGGTAACCATATTGCGGGCAAGCAAAATAGTGAAACGCCTAAAGGCGTTCATTTCAGTTTAATATTAGAATCTCCTTTACATCAGGTGCTATTAAATCAATTTCCTCTGGAAATATTGAATTATTATCCTCAATCAATGGTGCAAATACGAAATTGGGAATATAACTCGCTATCAAGCATTATTGATGGTGATGCTGATATTGCTTTTTTAGGTCGTGAATATTACTCAGGCTCTAAAGAGGCGTTACATTTATTACCTGAAGTCATCGATTGTGAGGAGCTTTTTAGTGATACCCCATTGGTTTATGTGCGAAAAGATCATCCTTTATTCCAAGAGCCTTGGAATTTAGAGACATTTTTGCGCTATTCTCACATTTCAACAGAATATGATAAACGTGCGCATTGGGCGTTAGATGATATATTGGCAGAGCACGGCCGTTTACGTAATATTGCGATAACTTACACGTCATTTGAGCAAACTTTATTTACAATCTCTCAACCAAATCATGAACTTATTACTTGCTTGCCTGGATATTGCGCCCATTATATCTCTCAAGCTTTACCTAATTTAGTCACATTGCCTATCCCACTGCCAGACAGTGTTTCTAAACAACTTGATATTTCATTTATTTTACTATGGCATAAGCGTCATGCGTATAATTCTAAAGTGCTGTGGTTAAGAGAAACTATCAAAAAGAGTGTTAATCAGTTTATGTAG